Part of the Sandaracinaceae bacterium genome, TCGGCCCAGCGCGTCGAGCAGCGCGCGGATGTTCGCGGTGCCCCCCGAGCAGTAGATGTTGGTGATCTCGCGGTCCCCGCTGGTGGCGAGGTAGAAGTCGAGGGACCGCTGGATCTCGCCGGCGAGCTGCTCCACCGACTGATTGATGATGGTGGGCACCTCCTGCGGGACGATGCCGCGTCCATCGCCGCCGCACTTGTAGGCCTCGGCCTCCTCGCGGCTGATGCCCAGCTGCCGCTGGATCTCCTCCGTGATGGCGTTCCCGCCGTTCGCGATGTCACGCGTGAACGCCGTGGTGCCGTCGGCGAGGATGTTCACCGTAGTCAGCGACGCGCCCACGTGGATCAGCACGATGGTGTCGGTCGGCGACGGCGCGCCGTGCGCGCTCTCGTACACGTTCTGGACGGTGAAGGCGTCGAGGTCGACGACCACGGGCTGCAGCCGCGCTTCGATGGCGAGGTTGTAGAGGTCGTTGATCTCTTCCTTCTTCGCGGCCACCAGCAGCACGTCCATCTGCCCCTGGTCCTCGCGGCGCGTGAGCGTCTGGTAGTCGAGGGTGACCTCCGCCAAGTCGAAGGGGATGTGCTGCTCCGCCTCCCACTTGATCTGCTCGGCGAGCTCCGCGGGCGTCATGAGCGGCATCGCGATCTTCTTGATGATCACGCTGTGGCCGCTGGCCCGGAGCGCTACCTTGCGGGACTTCGACCCGTGGAAGAGCTTCTCGAGCCCCTCGACGACGGCGCCGGAGTTGATGATGTGCCCGTCGACGATCGTGTCCGCGGGGAGCGGATGGAAGCCGAACCGGACGAGCTGACGGGGGCCCTTTCCGGCCTCCTTGATTTCACAGACCTTGATGGCCGCGGAACCGATATCCACGCCAACCAGGTTCTTGCCTTCCGATGCCATCGACCCGCATCACTCCTCCTCGCCGAATACTCGAACTCGATCCGCGAGGCTGAGGCCTAGAGCTTCGAGTATTTTCCGCTTGGTATCCACGCGGCACCCGAAACCTTTTTCAACACGATCGATCGTCAACACCGAGAGATTCGCACTGCGCGCCAGCTCTGCCTTGGACATCATCCTTTCGATGCGGATGCGGCGGACCATGTTGGGCTTGCCGCCCTCCGTGGTCTTGCTCCGCTTCTTCTCCACCCGCTCGGCTTTCTCGGTCTTTTCGACCTTGTCCGCCTTGTCCGACCTGTCCGACCTGTCCGCTTTGTCTGCCCGCTCGAGCTTTTCGGCTCTTTCGGGCTTGTCGGCCTTGGGCTCCGAGCCCTTGTCCAGCCCCTTGACCTGCGCGGGCGCCGGAGCGACCGAGGAGGCAAGCACTGAGCTGGATGCCGCCGGCGAAGGGCTCGCCGGAGCAGCCGCACGACGACCACCTGCTCCCTGAGGGAGGGTCGTGTCGTCCGAAGACACCTCGGAGGAACCCGCCGCATGCTCGGCAGGGAGGTTGGCCTCCTGGTTTTGGTCGTCTTCCATCATGGCTCGGGCAGATATCTAGCAGCGGTGTGAACCACCCTGGGCCGATTCACAAGCCACGCTAGATGTGAAACCTAGAATCGTCAAGCAAGTTAGCGTCACTTACCCATAATTTATAGGTAAGTGATGGGTATGGGTGCCCTCTGCCTCGATGGTGTCCGCGGGGCGATCGTGGGGGTCACGATCGTTTCCGCAGCAGCGAGACGCTTTGTGCTCATCTTTCGGATGTCAATGAACGAACAGACTGAGGTCATGCTCGCACCCCCGAACACGCAGGGCAAAAAAACGCACATCCGCGGGACGCGTGGACGCGCGGCACCCGCGCGGTTGCCCCCGTCCGTTCGACGCGTTAGACCCTTCTGGCCGTGCTGCTGGAACCGACCGAGACCTCGCCCCCCCGTGCCCCCCGTCACGCGCCGCGTGCGGAGCCTGTGCGCGGCTGGGCCGTGGCCGGGACGCTCGCAGTCCTGGCGCTTGCGTTCAGCGCCATCGTCGCCGGGACCCTCTCCCTCGCGTCGGCGCAGCGGCAGTACCGAGTGCGCTCGGGCCAGACCTTGGCGGCCATCGCGCAGCGGCATCACGTGTCGGTCTCCAACCTGGCCGGCGCGAACCGGCTCCGCACCACCGCACGCCTGATGGTCGGGCAGATGCTCGTCATCCCCGAAGAGGGAGTGGCCTACGTGGCGGTCGGTCAGACCCTCTCGCACGTGGCGCGCGAGAACAACGTGACCGCCGAACAGCTCGCGCGGGCGAACCGTATCGACGTCGATGCAACGCTGCAACCGGGACAGCGGCTGGTGCTCCCCGGGCACGAACACACGGCGGCGGCGCGGCAACAGTACGGGCGCCCTCGCAACCCGGGCGTGGTCACGTTCTTCCGCTTCTCCAGCCGCGAGACGCTGCGCATCCGCGTGCTCGACAGCCGCGGCCGGCCACGGCGAGCGGCGCGCACCCAGCTCTCGCGTCTCATGCGGGAGCGCCAGTCGGACGCCACCCACGAGGTCGATGAACGCTTGATGCGCTTGCTGGTCCAGGTCAGCGACAACTTCGGCGGCCGCAAGCTCTACATCATCAGCGGCTTCCGAACGGCGGGTGGCTACACGCGGGAGTCCAGCCGCCACACGCAGGGCCGCGCGGTGGACTTCCGCGTCGACCGCGTGGCCAACACGGAGGTGCGTGACTATTGTCGCCAGCTCCCCGACACAGGCGTGGGCTACTACCCGAACAGCAGCTTCGTCCACCTCGACACGCGCTCGGACTCGGCCTACTGGGTCGACTACTCCCGCTCGGGAGAGGCCCCACGGTACCGGCGAGGTGGAGCCGCGAGCGCAGGCGGGGACGACGACGGCGCGGCAGACGCTTCCGAGCCAGACTGAGGCGGTCGAGCCACAGCGAATCGCCCGTGAACGGCTACTCGGGGCAGGGGCGATAGAGGGAGGGGGTCGCCTCACACACGCCATCGACGCAAGCGCGCAGGCTGCCACAGGTGGGCGTGTCCACGGGCGCGCAGTCATCCAGCGTCTCGCACGGGGTTCCGGCTGGCGCGGCAGGCGGGACGAGGTCCTGTGCGCACCCCATGAGCAGCGTGAGCAGCATGAGCAGCGTGCGCAGCATGAGGGCGCAGGTCAGGGGCACCATGGCGCGGCGGGAGAGCACGGGCATCGCTCAGAGGATGCCATGCTCTTTCAGGCGCCGGTAGAATGTCCGACGCGGCATGCCCAGGTCGAGCGCCGCCCGCGCGCGGTTCCACCCGCTGACCTCCAGCGCAACCAGGATCCGCTCCCGCTCGAGGGCCTTCCAGTCCGCCTCCGTGGCGGGCGGCGCGACTGCCGCGCCGAACGGCGGTGCGTCGGCTCCTGCGGCTCCGACGACATCGCCGCGGAGCGCCTGTGAGGGTGGCTCGTCACGCGCGCCGCCCGCGTTGCCCGGTGTGCGCAGGAGCGCCTCGAACAAGGGGGCGTCCAGCACGTCGCCATCCGCGAGCAGGCTGGCGCTGGCCAGCAGGTGCTCGAGCTGCCGCACGTTGCCCGGGAGCTCGGAACGCGCGAGCAGCGAAAGGGCGGCGGGGGAGAGGCGGCGGCGCTCGCCGCCATGCACCTTCCGCAGCCGACCGAGGAGGTGCGCCGTGAGCTGTGGCAGATCCGTCACGCGCTCGCGGAGAGGCGGCACGACGACCTCCACCACCTGCAAACGGTAGAACAGGTCTTCGCGGAACCGCCCCTCAGCCACGCACTCACGGAGTGGTCGACGCGCGGCGCAGACGATGCGCACGTCCACCGTCACGTCGTGGTCCGCACCCAACGGTCGCACGCTTCGCTCCTGGAGAACGCGCAGCAGGTCGACTTGCATCTTCGCAGGCATGTCCTCGAGCTCGTCGAGGAAGAGCGTCCCCCCAGACGCCCGCACGAACACGCCGTCGCGGGCCCGCTCCGCGCCCGTGAACGCGCCGCGAACGTGCCCGAACAGCTCGCTCTCCAGCAGCGACTCGGTGAGCGCGCCGCAGCCCACCGCGATGAAGGGCGCCGTTCGACGGGGTCCGCTCGCGTGCAACGCGCGGGCGAAGAGCTCCTTGCCCGTGCCGCTCTCGCCGCGAAACACCACGGGGAGATCCGTGTCCCGGACGCGGTCCACGAGCGCGAGCGCATGCCGCAACGCGGGACTGCTCCCCACGATGCCGAGCTCTTCGAAACCGTGGCGTGCAGGATCGGCGACACGCGCCAGCGTGCGCCGCGTGTCGGCCAGCTCCGCGCCCTGACGCTCGAGCGCATCCTCGAGCGCGGCCCGGGTCGCCTCGAGCGCGTCCCGGTGGACACGCAGCTCGTCACGTTGCGACTCGAGCGTCCGGAGCGCGTCGTGCGTCTCGAGCGCGACCGCGGCCTGGTCGGCGAACGCCAAGAGCAGGTCCATGTCGTCGGCGTCGAAGCGGGCGCGCCACATGCGGTGCTCCAGGTAGAGGGCTCCAAGCACCCCGGCGCGGCCACGGATGGGCACGCACGCCACGCTCGTGAGCGCGAGGTGATGCACGCTCTCGAACGACCTCAGGCGTGCGTCGTTCTGCGCGTCCACGGTGATGATGGGCCGACCGTCCTGAATGACCGAGAGCGCAATGCTGCGGCTGAACAACGGATCCGACACCGCGTCCGAAGGCACCGGGCTCTGCGCCGAGGCGGCGATGCCGTCTTCTCTCGCGAGCAGCACCATGCCGCGCTCGGCGCCCGTCAGGTCTACCGCTCCGTCCGTGATGCGCTCGAGGAGACGCGGCAGCTCTCGCTCGCGCGCCAAGCGGGTCAGGGTCTGAAAGAGCCTCGCCAACCGCTCTCGGGCGGGGCTGGGGGCGTCAGGAGAGAGCAAGCCCGAACGCGCGCCCGAGGTGGTGGGTCCAAGCCCCGCGAACAACCCAGCGCGGAGTCGGACCGGGAGGGTGAGGCCGAGCTCTTCCAGCCGGCGTACCAAGCGCTCCTCCACGTCCGCCCGTGAGCTCGGGGCCTGTTCACGCGCGAGGACCGCGGCGGCCCTCAACAGCTCGGCGCCGAGGACCCGCTGGGGCAGCGCCTCGGCGCAGGTCACCATGCGGTCGAGCGCGGCCCCCTCCAAGACGTCGAGCCAGGCGGCCAGGGCGTCACGGACGGCACCATGCGGCAATGAGTGGCACACGTCACGCGCTCGGCGCCGATCCCCGACCCGACGTCGTGACAGGCGCACCATCGCCTCGTGCGCCTCGAGCCTGCGCGCCCCGTGGGGGGTGGCGTGGCCACGGCACCAGGCGGCCCCCTGCTCGAGCTGCAAGAGCGCCTCGTCGATGTCCCCCGTGCGTTGCGCCGTGAGGGCTGCGCGAACCCTCGCGTGCACCGTCGGCACACCGACACCACCGACAAACATCGGTAATCCTTCGACAATTTCGTGAGACTCGTTGACGGACCCGAGCCGCAGCAGCCATGTTGCCCGCAGCTCGGAGGTCCCCCGCTCGCGCTCGGGCCCACCCTCCAGCGCATGCAGCCCTTCCCCCAGCCGCCCATCGATCAGGAGGGCCTCGGCCTTCGCCAGACCGCTCCACCGCCCCTCGGCCAACGGTCCCCGAGCCACCAACCAGGCTTCGCTGACGCCTTCGTCCATCGGCCGCAGCCTACACAACTTGGCACAAGTTTGAGCGACATTCGCCATCCTCACACCAACCTTGCGCCATAGTGTGTCACCGTGACCCTCGGCGCCGACGCCGCGTCGCGGCCCAATCCGTGGTACATCGCGGTGCCGATGAGTCGCGCCTCAGCCCAAAAGAACGCCGCCGCGCTGGCGACCGCCATCTTGTGCGCCGGGGTCGGCGCGCTTCTGCTCCTGGCGAGTCGCCCCGGCGACCCCTTGGCGGCCCTCGGTCATCCCGGGTGGTCCTCGCCGCTGCTCGTGCTGGTCGCGCTGGTGCCCGCGATGCTGTGGCTCGAGCTGGCCCCCCAGCGGGTGCACGCCGGCGTGGGCGCCCTCGGGGCGCTCGTCCTCGGATTCGGCACGAGCGCGCTGGCTGCGTACGGAGCTGCGGCCAGCATCCTCCCAGCGATCATCGCGCAGGGGTACCCAGAGCCCGACGCGTGGGCCAGCGCGCAGATGGCGGCTGCGCTGCAGGCGTCGACCGCCTCGGTGGCGACCCTGCTCGCCTGGTACGCCGTGCGACGCGGGCGACGCGCCACCGGGTTCTTCGCCTTCGCGTGGGTCGCGGCCGAAGGGCTCGCGCCGCTGGGCGCGGAGCGGCTCTCCGTCGCCCTCTTCGAGCACCCGAGCTACATCGCGCTCGCGTCCATCGGCGGACCGTCCCTGGTGAGCTTGGTGTGCGCGCTGGTCAACGGCGCTCTGGCCGAGTGCCTCCTGCTGGCGGTCCCGCCACGCCGCCGGCCCTACCTGGTGTTGGCCGCCATCGCGGGCGTTGGCGGCAGCTTGGCCATCCACCAGGTGCGCGTGGAGGCGTTGTCTGCCGTCCGCGCGAGCGCGCCCGACGTCCGACTGCTGGTGGTCCAGCCCGCTCCGACGGAAGCGCCGACCCTGGTCGAGCAGACTCGCGCGGCCCTCGACGACGTGGTCGGGGATCCCATCACTGCGGTCGTGTGGCCCGCGGTGACCTACGACGAGCCCATCGCCTGGGCCGAGCTGGACCTGGCCCCGCGGCTGCCAGCGGGCGTGGACGAACCTTTCCTGGTCGGGACACGCATGGCACGAGATGCGCCGCCCGAGGGCCCGCTCGCACACGCGCTGGTGCTGACGGACGAGGCCCGTCAACGCAGCGCCGTCTATCAGACCACGGTCCTCGCGCCCTTCTTGGACTTTGCGCCGCTCGAGGAGGTGCTGCCAGACGGCGCGCGCGCGCGCATTCACGACGCGGGGCGCCGTCCTGGTCAGCGGGGCGCGATGTTCGAGATCGGCCGTGTGCCCTTCGGCGTCATGGTGGGCTGGGACGACTTCAGCGGACCAGACCTGCGCCGTCAGCTCAGTGACCAGGACCCGGAGTGGTTGTTGAGCGTGGTCGACGACCGCGCGTTCGCCGACACTCCGCTGCCCACCTACCACGAGGCCTGCGCCGTGTTCCGGGCCGTGGAGCAAGGACGCTACGTCCTGCGCGCCGCAGCGCACGGAGGCTCCACCCTGATCGACCCCGTGGGTGCGCGCTCGGGGACGATGCCGCTCGGAGAAGGCGGCGCCGAAGTGTTCGACGTGCCACGCCTACACGCCGCCACGGGCTACCAGGTGGTCGGTAACTTCGCGACGCTGCTGTGCCTGTTGTTCGCCGTGTCGTTGGTGCTCCTGCGCCCACCACGCGCGACCGGGGAAGCCGGCGACGACGCCGCGGCGGAAGGATGACGCCGCCCCTCCTGGAGCCCCCGCCCCTCTCCATCGGGGACCATGTCGCCCTGATCGCGCCCAGCGGAGCATTCGATCGCGCGGCGTTCTTGCGGGGAGTCGCGCGGCTCGAGGCGTTGGGGTATCGGTGTCGCTACGACGAGGGCATCTTCGAGCGCGTTGGCTACTGCGCAGGCGACGACGCGCGGCGCGCCGACGAAGTCGAACGCGCGCTGGCAGACCCCGAGGTACGCTGGCTGGTGGCTGCCCGTGGTGGCTTCGGCGCCACACGCCTCCTACCCCGGCTGTCGGTCGACGCGGTTCGTCGAGCCGGCAAGGGGCTCGTCGGCTTCAGCGACGTGACGGCGCTGCACGCGCTGTGGGCACGCGCTGGTGTGGCGTCGGTCCACGGCACCATGGTGGCGAAGCTCGACGCCCTCCCGCCCGACGCGCTCGCGCGGTGGGCAGGAGCGCTCGCCGGCGCGTCTCCCGCCCCGTTCACGCAGCTCACGCCGCTGGTTCACGGGCACGCGGAGGGCCCGCTGCGCGGCGGCAACCTCGCCGTGCTCGCCGCGCTGGCCGGGACCCCCTACGCGCCGCCGCTCGACGACGCCGTCCTCTTCTTGGAAGACGTCGGCGAGCGCCCCTATCGCGTCGACCGCATGCTCACGACGCTCCGCCAGGCGGGGTGGTTCGCGCGGCTCCGCGGGGTGGTGTTCGGCGCCTTCACCGAAGCTCCGGCGGGCCCCGATGGCGTCGAGACACGGGACGTGCTGCGCGAGCACGCCGAAGCGCTCGGGCTCCCCGCCGCCTGCGACGCGCCCGTGGGCCACGTGAACGACAACCGCGAGCTGTGGCTGGGTCGACGCGTCACGCTGGACGCGACGTCGGGCACCCTGCGCTGGCTCCCCGTCCCCTGAGCCACAGCCCCAAAGCCCCTGTACTTGGGACGCGATTGGCTTAGGATGCGACGAGGCTAC contains:
- the pilM gene encoding type IV pilus assembly protein PilM; protein product: MASEGKNLVGVDIGSAAIKVCEIKEAGKGPRQLVRFGFHPLPADTIVDGHIINSGAVVEGLEKLFHGSKSRKVALRASGHSVIIKKIAMPLMTPAELAEQIKWEAEQHIPFDLAEVTLDYQTLTRREDQGQMDVLLVAAKKEEINDLYNLAIEARLQPVVVDLDAFTVQNVYESAHGAPSPTDTIVLIHVGASLTTVNILADGTTAFTRDIANGGNAITEEIQRQLGISREEAEAYKCGGDGRGIVPQEVPTIINQSVEQLAGEIQRSLDFYLATSGDREITNIYCSGGTANIRALLDALGRRSRARVSLLDPLLVAQPGGKAIDPVALQGRTAQAVVAMGLALRKERERTS
- a CDS encoding helix-turn-helix transcriptional regulator, with the protein product MVRRIRIERMMSKAELARSANLSVLTIDRVEKGFGCRVDTKRKILEALGLSLADRVRVFGEEE
- a CDS encoding LysM peptidoglycan-binding domain-containing protein → MLLEPTETSPPRAPRHAPRAEPVRGWAVAGTLAVLALAFSAIVAGTLSLASAQRQYRVRSGQTLAAIAQRHHVSVSNLAGANRLRTTARLMVGQMLVIPEEGVAYVAVGQTLSHVARENNVTAEQLARANRIDVDATLQPGQRLVLPGHEHTAAARQQYGRPRNPGVVTFFRFSSRETLRIRVLDSRGRPRRAARTQLSRLMRERQSDATHEVDERLMRLLVQVSDNFGGRKLYIISGFRTAGGYTRESSRHTQGRAVDFRVDRVANTEVRDYCRQLPDTGVGYYPNSSFVHLDTRSDSAYWVDYSRSGEAPRYRRGGAASAGGDDDGAADASEPD
- a CDS encoding sigma-54-dependent Fis family transcriptional regulator, yielding MDEGVSEAWLVARGPLAEGRWSGLAKAEALLIDGRLGEGLHALEGGPERERGTSELRATWLLRLGSVNESHEIVEGLPMFVGGVGVPTVHARVRAALTAQRTGDIDEALLQLEQGAAWCRGHATPHGARRLEAHEAMVRLSRRRVGDRRRARDVCHSLPHGAVRDALAAWLDVLEGAALDRMVTCAEALPQRVLGAELLRAAAVLAREQAPSSRADVEERLVRRLEELGLTLPVRLRAGLFAGLGPTTSGARSGLLSPDAPSPARERLARLFQTLTRLARERELPRLLERITDGAVDLTGAERGMVLLAREDGIAASAQSPVPSDAVSDPLFSRSIALSVIQDGRPIITVDAQNDARLRSFESVHHLALTSVACVPIRGRAGVLGALYLEHRMWRARFDADDMDLLLAFADQAAVALETHDALRTLESQRDELRVHRDALEATRAALEDALERQGAELADTRRTLARVADPARHGFEELGIVGSSPALRHALALVDRVRDTDLPVVFRGESGTGKELFARALHASGPRRTAPFIAVGCGALTESLLESELFGHVRGAFTGAERARDGVFVRASGGTLFLDELEDMPAKMQVDLLRVLQERSVRPLGADHDVTVDVRIVCAARRPLRECVAEGRFREDLFYRLQVVEVVVPPLRERVTDLPQLTAHLLGRLRKVHGGERRRLSPAALSLLARSELPGNVRQLEHLLASASLLADGDVLDAPLFEALLRTPGNAGGARDEPPSQALRGDVVGAAGADAPPFGAAVAPPATEADWKALERERILVALEVSGWNRARAALDLGMPRRTFYRRLKEHGIL
- a CDS encoding LD-carboxypeptidase; translated protein: MTPPLLEPPPLSIGDHVALIAPSGAFDRAAFLRGVARLEALGYRCRYDEGIFERVGYCAGDDARRADEVERALADPEVRWLVAARGGFGATRLLPRLSVDAVRRAGKGLVGFSDVTALHALWARAGVASVHGTMVAKLDALPPDALARWAGALAGASPAPFTQLTPLVHGHAEGPLRGGNLAVLAALAGTPYAPPLDDAVLFLEDVGERPYRVDRMLTTLRQAGWFARLRGVVFGAFTEAPAGPDGVETRDVLREHAEALGLPAACDAPVGHVNDNRELWLGRRVTLDATSGTLRWLPVP